The following are from one region of the Gemmatimonadales bacterium genome:
- a CDS encoding HD domain-containing phosphohydrolase: MSSPIELATGAPGDDGQLRQGGRSLLLALYTALRSLKLYPLENATVQKSLSDLDNTTRALLRSEIELEIRLAGDFIFVNSTRLRLELDNYASFSHILAMLRAFDIGALRVHGSERREWQILLSLFLSLSERGEPGDRFEELFERLAAGGVTGLEIERASHTDPDAEQSREAAKRIYSQGVAVTKDVITGVRLGRATSVKRVKRAVQLIVDQVLNNETSLVGLTTIRDYDEYTFTHSVNVCIFSVALGKKLGLTRLQLYDLGMTALLHDVGKARVPVEILNKTSGLDEVEWRIMQAHPWLGALTLFGMRSHDELPYRTILVAHEHHMKTDLTGYPKSIRPRTLGIFSKIVAVADGFDAATTRRSYQTIPIEPDQVLKEMWDNPKRGYDIVLVKALINLIGIYPVGTCVIFDTLEVGIVAAPNPEGQQLHRPLVRLAIDIDGGTVPPPGQLVNLAEQDESGAFRRSIVKVTNPGRYGLTVGDYFV; encoded by the coding sequence GTGAGCAGCCCGATCGAGCTGGCCACCGGCGCCCCAGGCGACGACGGACAGCTGCGTCAGGGCGGCCGCTCACTGCTGCTCGCGCTCTACACCGCGCTGCGCAGCCTCAAGCTGTATCCCCTGGAGAACGCGACGGTTCAGAAGTCCCTGAGCGACCTCGACAACACCACCCGCGCGCTACTCAGGAGTGAGATCGAGCTGGAGATCCGGCTGGCCGGCGACTTCATCTTCGTGAACTCCACCCGCCTTCGGCTCGAGCTCGACAACTACGCCTCCTTCAGCCACATCCTGGCCATGCTGCGGGCGTTCGATATCGGTGCCTTGCGGGTGCACGGCAGCGAGCGCCGGGAGTGGCAGATCCTGTTGAGCCTCTTCCTGAGCCTCTCGGAGCGGGGCGAGCCGGGCGACCGCTTCGAAGAGCTGTTCGAGCGGCTGGCCGCCGGCGGTGTCACCGGCCTGGAGATCGAGCGGGCCAGCCACACCGATCCCGACGCAGAACAGTCCCGGGAAGCGGCCAAGCGGATCTATTCCCAGGGCGTGGCGGTCACCAAGGACGTGATCACAGGGGTCCGGCTAGGGCGGGCCACCAGCGTGAAGCGGGTGAAGCGGGCGGTCCAGCTCATCGTCGATCAGGTGCTGAACAACGAGACCTCGCTGGTGGGCCTCACCACCATTCGCGACTACGACGAATACACCTTCACCCACTCGGTAAATGTGTGCATCTTCTCGGTCGCGCTGGGCAAGAAGCTGGGGCTCACCCGGCTGCAGCTCTACGACCTGGGCATGACCGCCCTGCTGCACGACGTGGGCAAGGCCCGGGTGCCGGTGGAGATCCTCAACAAGACCAGCGGCCTCGATGAGGTCGAGTGGCGCATCATGCAGGCCCACCCGTGGCTCGGCGCGCTCACCCTGTTCGGTATGCGGTCGCACGACGAGCTGCCCTACCGCACCATTCTGGTGGCGCACGAGCATCACATGAAGACCGACCTGACCGGCTACCCCAAGTCGATCCGGCCGCGGACGCTGGGCATCTTCTCCAAGATCGTGGCCGTGGCCGACGGCTTCGACGCCGCGACCACCCGCCGCAGCTACCAGACCATCCCGATCGAGCCGGACCAAGTCCTCAAGGAGATGTGGGACAATCCCAAGCGGGGCTACGACATCGTGCTGGTGAAGGCGCTGATCAATCTGATCGGCATCTATCCGGTCGGCACCTGCGTCATCTTCGATACCCTCGAGGTGGGTATCGTGGCGGCCCCCAATCCCGAAGGGCAGCAGCTCCACCGGCCGTTGGTCCGGCTGGCCATCGATATCGACGGCGGCACCGTGCCGCCACCCGGCCAGCTGGTCAATCTGGCCGAGCAGGATGAGAGTGGCGCCTTCCGGCGGTCGATCGTGAAAGTCACCAATCCTGGGCGCTACGGACTGACGGTCGGCGACTACTTTGTCTGA